One Sphingomonas sp. LHG3406-1 genomic window carries:
- a CDS encoding acyl-CoA dehydrogenase family protein: MDFDLTDRQAHFRDRVRAFIERHVRPAVPEIAAELNRGDRWHHLEGLEPLKEKARAEGLWNLFMPPGGALRHVDESFPFEGEQLTNLEYALCAEEMGRVGFASEVFNCSAPDTGNMEVLHRYGTRAQKDAWLAPLMRGEIRSAFLMTEPAVASSDATNIQCEIRREGDEYVINGRKWWSSGAGDPRCKVAILMGKTDPEARRHAQQSMILVPMDAPGITVERALNVYGYDDAPHGHMEIALKDVRVPADNLLLGEGRGFEIAQGRLGPGRIHHCMRTIGAAEEALELMVRRLQSRTAFGKKISEHSVWEQRVAEARIEIECTRLLCLKAADMMDKAGNKAAKAEIAMIKVKAPRMALQIIDDAIQAHGGMGVSQDTSLAHSWAGIRTLRLADGPDEVHNRAIALIEYGKHPPIDPQVP; encoded by the coding sequence ATGGACTTCGACCTTACCGACCGCCAGGCCCATTTCCGCGACCGTGTCCGCGCCTTCATCGAGCGCCACGTCCGCCCGGCCGTTCCCGAAATCGCCGCCGAATTGAACCGGGGCGACCGCTGGCATCATCTCGAGGGGCTCGAGCCGCTCAAGGAGAAGGCGCGGGCGGAAGGGCTGTGGAACCTGTTCATGCCGCCGGGCGGCGCGCTCCGCCATGTCGACGAAAGCTTCCCGTTCGAAGGCGAGCAGCTCACCAACCTCGAATATGCGCTGTGCGCCGAGGAGATGGGCCGGGTCGGATTCGCGAGCGAGGTGTTCAACTGCTCGGCGCCCGACACCGGCAACATGGAAGTGCTCCACCGCTACGGCACCAGGGCGCAGAAGGATGCGTGGCTGGCGCCGCTGATGCGGGGCGAGATCCGCTCGGCCTTCCTGATGACCGAGCCGGCGGTGGCGAGTTCGGACGCGACCAATATCCAGTGCGAGATCCGCCGCGAGGGCGACGAATACGTCATCAACGGGCGCAAGTGGTGGAGCAGCGGCGCGGGCGATCCGCGCTGCAAGGTCGCGATCCTGATGGGCAAGACCGATCCGGAGGCGCGTCGCCACGCCCAGCAGTCGATGATCCTGGTGCCGATGGACGCGCCGGGTATCACCGTCGAACGCGCGCTCAACGTCTATGGCTATGACGATGCGCCACACGGGCACATGGAGATCGCGCTCAAGGACGTGCGGGTGCCGGCCGACAATCTGCTGCTCGGCGAAGGGCGCGGCTTCGAGATCGCGCAGGGGCGCCTGGGGCCGGGCCGGATCCATCACTGCATGCGCACCATCGGCGCGGCGGAAGAAGCGCTCGAGCTGATGGTCCGCCGGCTGCAGAGCCGGACCGCCTTCGGCAAGAAGATCAGCGAGCACAGCGTCTGGGAGCAGCGAGTCGCCGAGGCGCGGATCGAGATCGAATGCACCCGCCTCCTCTGCCTCAAGGCGGCGGACATGATGGACAAGGCGGGCAACAAGGCTGCCAAGGCCGAGATCGCGATGATCAAGGTCAAGGCGCCGCGCATGGCGTTGCAGATCATCGACGACGCCATCCAGGCGCATGGCGGCATGGGCGTCAGCCAGGACACCAGCCTTGCCCACAGCTGGGCCGGAATCCGCACGCTCCGGCTCGCCGACGGGCCGGACGAGGTCCACAACCGCGCCATCGCGCTGATCGAATATGGCAAGCACCCGCCGATCGATCCGCAGGTTCCTTGA
- a CDS encoding acyl-CoA dehydrogenase family protein has protein sequence MADLETFRAETRAWLEANCPPEMRTPMRSEDDACWGGRNFQFQSEAQERWMRVMGEKGWTVPDWPAAYGGGGLSPAETKILREEMRAIGARSPLSSFGISMLGPALLKYGTEEQKKRFLPEIARGEIRWCQGYSEPGAGSDLAGLQTRCEDMGDHWLVNGQKVWTSYADKADWIFCLVRTSTETKHGGISFLLFDMESEGVSTKPILLISGYSPFCETFFDNVKVPKDQIVGEVNRGWDVAKYLLGHEREMISGMGLGSGTSRSLAEMLGEIDDPVLAAEVALFDVDALAFAAMSEHFIDQLKAGEAHPAMPSMMKYAGTELNKKRHELVMAAGGSNALEWESDRSRGGKAAREWLRTKANSIEGGTSEVQLGIVAKHILQLPGA, from the coding sequence ATGGCCGATCTGGAGACCTTCCGCGCCGAGACCCGCGCCTGGCTTGAGGCGAACTGCCCGCCCGAGATGCGCACGCCGATGCGCTCCGAGGACGATGCCTGCTGGGGTGGCCGCAACTTCCAGTTCCAGTCCGAGGCCCAGGAACGCTGGATGCGGGTCATGGGCGAGAAAGGCTGGACCGTGCCCGACTGGCCCGCAGCCTATGGCGGCGGCGGCCTGTCCCCGGCCGAGACCAAGATCCTGCGCGAGGAGATGAGGGCGATCGGTGCACGTTCGCCCTTGTCGAGCTTCGGTATCTCCATGCTTGGGCCGGCGCTGCTCAAATATGGCACCGAGGAGCAGAAGAAGCGCTTCCTGCCCGAGATCGCGCGCGGCGAGATCCGCTGGTGCCAGGGCTATTCCGAGCCCGGCGCCGGGTCCGACCTCGCCGGGCTGCAGACCCGCTGCGAGGACATGGGCGATCACTGGCTGGTCAACGGCCAGAAGGTCTGGACCAGCTACGCCGACAAGGCCGACTGGATCTTCTGCCTGGTGCGGACCTCGACCGAGACCAAGCATGGCGGCATCAGCTTCCTCCTGTTCGACATGGAGAGCGAAGGCGTCTCGACCAAGCCGATCCTGCTGATCAGCGGCTACTCGCCCTTCTGCGAGACCTTCTTCGACAATGTGAAGGTACCCAAGGACCAGATCGTCGGCGAAGTGAACCGCGGCTGGGACGTCGCCAAATATCTCCTTGGCCACGAGCGCGAGATGATCAGCGGCATGGGCCTCGGCTCCGGCACGTCCAGGTCGCTGGCCGAGATGCTCGGCGAGATCGACGATCCGGTGCTTGCCGCCGAGGTCGCGCTGTTCGACGTCGACGCGCTCGCCTTCGCGGCGATGAGCGAGCATTTCATCGACCAGCTCAAGGCCGGCGAGGCGCATCCCGCCATGCCGAGCATGATGAAATATGCCGGCACCGAGCTGAACAAGAAGCGCCACGAGCTGGTCATGGCGGCCGGCGGCTCGAATGCGCTTGAATGGGAAAGCGACCGCTCGCGCGGCGGCAAGGCGGCCCGCGAATGGCTGCGCACGAAGGCCAATTCGATCGAGGGCGGCACCAGCGAGGTGCAGCTCGGCATCGTCGCCAAGCACATCCTGCAATTGCCGGGGGCCTGA